From the genome of Deinococcota bacterium, one region includes:
- the ribE gene encoding 6,7-dimethyl-8-ribityllumazine synthase gives MNVIEGQLSAGGLSFAVVASRFNDLVTRRLLDGAADAVRRHGGSEDSLTVVWVPGAVEIPVVAKRLAASGDYHAVITLGAVIRGATSHYDYVCSAVISGVSTAALETGVPVIFGVLTVDSIEQALERAGTKAGNKGFEAAVAAIEMANLIKALEG, from the coding sequence ATGAACGTGATCGAAGGACAGCTTAGCGCGGGCGGTCTCAGCTTCGCGGTGGTGGCGAGCCGCTTCAATGACCTTGTCACCCGGCGGCTCCTAGATGGCGCCGCCGACGCCGTCAGGCGCCACGGCGGCAGCGAGGACAGCCTCACCGTAGTCTGGGTGCCGGGCGCGGTGGAGATTCCCGTGGTCGCCAAGAGGCTGGCCGCCAGCGGCGACTACCACGCCGTCATCACCCTGGGCGCGGTCATCCGCGGCGCGACGAGCCACTACGACTACGTCTGCAGCGCCGTCATCAGCGGCGTGAGCACGGCCGCCCTGGAGACCGGCGTGCCGGTCATCTTCGGCGTCCTGACCGTGGACAGCATCGAGCAGGCCCTGGAGCGCGCCGGCACCAAAGCGGGCAACAAGGGCTTCGAGGCGGCGGTGGCGGCCATCGAGATGGCCAACCTGATAAAGGCGCTGGAGGGATAA
- a CDS encoding tryptophan-rich sensory protein, with translation MPGTARDLVRQAVNVLAVLAVIAVNALANALPLYGRTTGEISDGFPILFVPAGYVFGIWGLIYLGLVGFALYQARPRERANLRLRRVGYLFALSCAANIAWLFAWHALRLPLSLAVMLALLALLILIYLRLGSGREEVPRAERLLVRLPFSLYLGWITVATVANASALLYSLGWDGWGLSDATWTILMLAAATAIGTLVLVTRRDLAFNLVLVWAFVGIFVAQQGHPPVAAAALAAAGVVLVLVLLSAFRTPDAPGGALQGG, from the coding sequence ATGCCGGGTACGGCTCGAGACCTCGTCCGGCAAGCCGTCAACGTCCTTGCCGTTCTGGCGGTGATCGCCGTGAACGCGCTGGCCAACGCGCTGCCGCTCTACGGCCGCACGACCGGCGAGATCTCCGACGGCTTTCCCATCCTCTTCGTGCCGGCGGGCTACGTCTTTGGCATCTGGGGCCTCATCTACTTAGGGCTCGTCGGCTTCGCCCTCTACCAGGCGAGGCCCAGGGAGCGCGCCAACTTGCGGCTCAGGCGCGTGGGCTACCTCTTCGCCTTGAGCTGTGCCGCGAACATCGCCTGGCTCTTCGCCTGGCACGCCCTCCGCCTGCCCCTGAGCCTCGCCGTCATGCTGGCCTTGCTCGCTCTGCTCATCCTCATCTACTTGCGCCTCGGCAGCGGGCGCGAGGAGGTTCCCAGGGCGGAAAGGCTCCTGGTGCGGCTGCCCTTCAGCCTCTATCTGGGCTGGATCACCGTGGCGACGGTCGCCAACGCCAGCGCCTTGCTCTACAGTCTGGGCTGGGACGGCTGGGGGCTCTCGGACGCCACCTGGACGATTCTTATGCTGGCGGCGGCCACGGCCATCGGCACCCTGGTCCTGGTGACCAGGCGCGACCTGGCCTTCAACCTCGTCCTCGTCTGGGCCTTCGTGGGCATCTTCGTCGCGCAGCAGGGCCACCCACCCGTGGCGGCCGCCGCCTTGGCGGCGGCCGGGGTGGTGCTGGTGCTGGTCTTGCTGAGCGCCTTTCGCACGCCCGATGCGCCCGGTGGGGCCCTGCAAGGGGGCTGA